The following proteins are encoded in a genomic region of Xenopus laevis strain J_2021 chromosome 3L, Xenopus_laevis_v10.1, whole genome shotgun sequence:
- the adam28.1.L gene encoding zinc metalloproteinase-disintegrin-like crotastatin isoform X1, whose amino-acid sequence MDMLLPVLLFTAGLTLPQSAASFKLTFEPYYEVVFPKKIHTQHKRDVQGKYPDVVQYGLHIGGKHLVLHLEKNEDLLSANYTETYYLADGTPVTTSPKIQYHCYYQGNVKNDNGSLASISTCSGLSGLIQTEGQMYLIEPLNETDNEAHAVYEAQMEIPKTCGVDNTTYKEEIVVKKSRSSTSAEQQQILKAQKYIRLYVVADNSMFVKYNRSIPEVKTRIFEIINYVNVVYKAINTFVALIGIEVWNVTDQFKVVTSAGQNLGGFSEWRKNVLLRRNPNDNAQFLTNTDFDGPTVGLAFVGTMCSDTYSIGVIQDHGKASISVGATVAHEMGHNLGMNHDTSSCICNGSSCIMAPALSYNTPRLFSSCSLQNYQDFLLSKMPQCILVVARKEDIVAPAVCGNKFTEIGEDCDCGTVEECTNLCCDAATCKLKPTAKCAEGECCDNCQIKKPGDVCRAAKDDCDLADLCDGMSPVCPSDRFRVNGFPCKNGQGYCFNGMCPTHQSQCTTLWGASSVVSEDSCFNVNTRGINYGYCTKAGATYIPCKAKDVKCGVLFCYGGSAQPSVYASIAEFSKCKAVLASAGMVQNGTKCGDGMVCNSGNCTSIESAYRSTNCSDKCSGHAVCDHEMQCQCEEGWAPPTCGVASPTNIVIIIVVIVMALTLVIGIVFMAKFCSSNGKKRSSSSFPATVEGSTNPSFLNRPPAPMQPLPQVPKAEPTTDKSWPSSRAGYQAPQYSVTKASPQPEPKLKKPTVPPPPVPSAKPALPPAPPKALKPPVRH is encoded by the exons GGCAAGTATCCTGATGTGGTGCAGTATGGTCTACACATAGGAGGGAAGCATCTGGTCTTACACCTGGAGAAGAATGA AGACCTGCTGTCTGCAAATTACACTGAGACTTACTACCTGGCGGATGGGACACCAGTAACAACCAGCCCTAAAATCCAG TATCACTGCTATTATCAAGGAAATGTGAAGAATGATAATGGGTCGCTGGCGAGTATTAGCACATGCAGTGGGTTAAG TGGGCTCATCCAAACCGAAGGCCAAATGTATCTAATTGAGCCTCTAAATGAAACAGACAACGAGGCACATGCTGTGTATGAGGCCCAGATGGAGATACCCAAAACTTGTGGAGTGGACAATACAACGTATAAAGAGGAAATTGTGGTAAAGAAATCTCGTTCCAGCACCTCTGCTGAG CAACAGCAAATTCTGAAGGCTCAGAAGTACATCCGCTTGTATGTTGTTGCAGATAATTCAATG TTTGTTAAATACAACCGCAGTATCCCTGAAGTGAAGACGAGAATCTTTGAGATAATAAATTATGTCAATGTG gtgTATAAGGCCATAAATACCTTTGTCGCTCTTATCGGGATAGAGGTTTGGAATGTGACTGATCAGTTTAAAGTGGTGACGTCAGCCGGTCAGAATCTGGGTGGTTTCTCAGAGTGGAGGAAGAACGTCCTTCTGCGCAGGAATCCGAACGACAACGCTCAGTTTCTGAC aaatacAGATTTTGATGGCCCTACAGTTGGACTTGCATTTGTGGGCACCATGTGCAGTGATACCTATTCTATTGGAGTCATTCAG GATCACGGCAAAGCTTCCATTTCCGTCGGTGCCACAGTTGCTCATGAGATGGGACACAACTTGGGAATGAACCATGATACCAGCTCTTGTATTTGCAATGGCAGTTCCTGCATTATGGCTCCAGCCCTCAG TTATAACACCCCTCGCTTGTTCAGTAGCTGCAGTTTACAAAACTACCAGGATTTTCTCCTTAGCAAAATGCCACAGTGTATTCTGGTTGTGGCGCGGAAAGAAGATATTGTAGCACCGGCGGTGTGCGGGAATAAGTTCACGGAGATTGGGGAGGATTGCGACTGCGGCACGGTGGAG GAATGCACCAATCTGTGCTGTGACGCCGCCACTTGCAAACTCAAGCCAACTGCAAAGTGCGCCGAGGGTGAATGCTGTGACAACTGTCAG ATAAAGAAACCTGGAGATGTGTGCAGAGCCGCCAAGGATGACTGTGACCTGGCAGATTTGTGTGACGGGATGTCCCCTGTGTGTCCCTCCGACCGATTCCGTGTCAATGGCTTCCCCTGCAAGAATGGGCAGGGCTACTGCTTTAATGGGATGTGTCCAACCCACCAGAGCCAGTGCACAACACTGTGGGGTGCAA GTTCTGTGGTGAGTGAAGACTCCTGCTTCAACGTGAACACAAGAGGAATTAACTACGGATATTGTACCAAGGCTGGGGCTACCTATATTCCCTGCAAAGCCAA GGATGTAAAATGCGGCGTGCTGTTCTGCTATGGAGGCAGCGCCCAACCCAGTGTTTATGCTTCCATTGCTGAGTTTTCCAAATGCAAAGCAGTCCTGGCTTCGGCTGGAATGGTGCAAAATGGTACAAAATGCGGAGATGGGATG GTCTGCAACAGTGGAAACTGCACCAGCATCGAAAGTGCCTACAGGTCAACCAATTGCTCGGACAAATGTTCGGGACATGCT GTTTGTGACCACGAGATGCAGTGTCAGTGTGAAGAGGGATGGGCTCCTCCAACCTGTGGTGTCGCCTCACCAACAA ATATTGTTATTATCATCGTGGTGATCGTCATGGCTCTTACCCTTGTCATCGGAATTGTGTTTATGGCAAAATTCTGCAGTAGCAACGGAAAGAAGAGGAG TTCCAGCAGCTTTCCAGCAACTGTTGAAGGTTCAACAAATCCATCATTCCTTAATCGTCCACCAGCTCCAATGCAGCCTTTACCCCAAGTACCTAAAGCAGAG CCGACCACAGACAAGTCTTGGCCATCCAGCCGAGCTGGTTACCAGGCGCCTCAGTATTCAGTG actAAAGCATCCCCTCAACCTGAACCAAAACTAAAG AAACCAACTGTCCCTCCACCCCCTGTACCTTCTGCTAAACcagctcttcctcctgctccaCCAAAG gCACTGAAGCCGCCTGTGAGGCATTAA
- the adam28.1.L gene encoding zinc metalloproteinase-disintegrin-like crotastatin isoform X2: MYLIEPLNETDNEAHAVYEAQMEIPKTCGVDNTTYKEEIVVKKSRSSTSAEQQQILKAQKYIRLYVVADNSMFVKYNRSIPEVKTRIFEIINYVNVVYKAINTFVALIGIEVWNVTDQFKVVTSAGQNLGGFSEWRKNVLLRRNPNDNAQFLTNTDFDGPTVGLAFVGTMCSDTYSIGVIQDHGKASISVGATVAHEMGHNLGMNHDTSSCICNGSSCIMAPALSYNTPRLFSSCSLQNYQDFLLSKMPQCILVVARKEDIVAPAVCGNKFTEIGEDCDCGTVEECTNLCCDAATCKLKPTAKCAEGECCDNCQIKKPGDVCRAAKDDCDLADLCDGMSPVCPSDRFRVNGFPCKNGQGYCFNGMCPTHQSQCTTLWGASSVVSEDSCFNVNTRGINYGYCTKAGATYIPCKAKDVKCGVLFCYGGSAQPSVYASIAEFSKCKAVLASAGMVQNGTKCGDGMVCNSGNCTSIESAYRSTNCSDKCSGHAVCDHEMQCQCEEGWAPPTCGVASPTNIVIIIVVIVMALTLVIGIVFMAKFCSSNGKKRSSSSFPATVEGSTNPSFLNRPPAPMQPLPQVPKAEPTTDKSWPSSRAGYQAPQYSVTKASPQPEPKLKKPTVPPPPVPSAKPALPPAPPKALKPPVRH, from the exons ATGTATCTAATTGAGCCTCTAAATGAAACAGACAACGAGGCACATGCTGTGTATGAGGCCCAGATGGAGATACCCAAAACTTGTGGAGTGGACAATACAACGTATAAAGAGGAAATTGTGGTAAAGAAATCTCGTTCCAGCACCTCTGCTGAG CAACAGCAAATTCTGAAGGCTCAGAAGTACATCCGCTTGTATGTTGTTGCAGATAATTCAATG TTTGTTAAATACAACCGCAGTATCCCTGAAGTGAAGACGAGAATCTTTGAGATAATAAATTATGTCAATGTG gtgTATAAGGCCATAAATACCTTTGTCGCTCTTATCGGGATAGAGGTTTGGAATGTGACTGATCAGTTTAAAGTGGTGACGTCAGCCGGTCAGAATCTGGGTGGTTTCTCAGAGTGGAGGAAGAACGTCCTTCTGCGCAGGAATCCGAACGACAACGCTCAGTTTCTGAC aaatacAGATTTTGATGGCCCTACAGTTGGACTTGCATTTGTGGGCACCATGTGCAGTGATACCTATTCTATTGGAGTCATTCAG GATCACGGCAAAGCTTCCATTTCCGTCGGTGCCACAGTTGCTCATGAGATGGGACACAACTTGGGAATGAACCATGATACCAGCTCTTGTATTTGCAATGGCAGTTCCTGCATTATGGCTCCAGCCCTCAG TTATAACACCCCTCGCTTGTTCAGTAGCTGCAGTTTACAAAACTACCAGGATTTTCTCCTTAGCAAAATGCCACAGTGTATTCTGGTTGTGGCGCGGAAAGAAGATATTGTAGCACCGGCGGTGTGCGGGAATAAGTTCACGGAGATTGGGGAGGATTGCGACTGCGGCACGGTGGAG GAATGCACCAATCTGTGCTGTGACGCCGCCACTTGCAAACTCAAGCCAACTGCAAAGTGCGCCGAGGGTGAATGCTGTGACAACTGTCAG ATAAAGAAACCTGGAGATGTGTGCAGAGCCGCCAAGGATGACTGTGACCTGGCAGATTTGTGTGACGGGATGTCCCCTGTGTGTCCCTCCGACCGATTCCGTGTCAATGGCTTCCCCTGCAAGAATGGGCAGGGCTACTGCTTTAATGGGATGTGTCCAACCCACCAGAGCCAGTGCACAACACTGTGGGGTGCAA GTTCTGTGGTGAGTGAAGACTCCTGCTTCAACGTGAACACAAGAGGAATTAACTACGGATATTGTACCAAGGCTGGGGCTACCTATATTCCCTGCAAAGCCAA GGATGTAAAATGCGGCGTGCTGTTCTGCTATGGAGGCAGCGCCCAACCCAGTGTTTATGCTTCCATTGCTGAGTTTTCCAAATGCAAAGCAGTCCTGGCTTCGGCTGGAATGGTGCAAAATGGTACAAAATGCGGAGATGGGATG GTCTGCAACAGTGGAAACTGCACCAGCATCGAAAGTGCCTACAGGTCAACCAATTGCTCGGACAAATGTTCGGGACATGCT GTTTGTGACCACGAGATGCAGTGTCAGTGTGAAGAGGGATGGGCTCCTCCAACCTGTGGTGTCGCCTCACCAACAA ATATTGTTATTATCATCGTGGTGATCGTCATGGCTCTTACCCTTGTCATCGGAATTGTGTTTATGGCAAAATTCTGCAGTAGCAACGGAAAGAAGAGGAG TTCCAGCAGCTTTCCAGCAACTGTTGAAGGTTCAACAAATCCATCATTCCTTAATCGTCCACCAGCTCCAATGCAGCCTTTACCCCAAGTACCTAAAGCAGAG CCGACCACAGACAAGTCTTGGCCATCCAGCCGAGCTGGTTACCAGGCGCCTCAGTATTCAGTG actAAAGCATCCCCTCAACCTGAACCAAAACTAAAG AAACCAACTGTCCCTCCACCCCCTGTACCTTCTGCTAAACcagctcttcctcctgctccaCCAAAG gCACTGAAGCCGCCTGTGAGGCATTAA